The Chryseobacterium geocarposphaerae genome window below encodes:
- a CDS encoding 3'-5' exonuclease produces the protein MNLKLHKPLCIFDLETTGTNIGKDRIVEICILKVNPDASRESKTWKVNPEMPIPLESSQIHGIYDEDVKDAPTFKEIAPKVMEMLAGSDLGGFNSNRFDVPLLAEELLRVGIDFDLSKFRLVDAQTIFHKKEPRNLGAAYQFYCGKTLENAHSAEADVMATFEVLDAQVGKYDDIPNEIGPLSEFTFHNKHADLAGFIGYNEKLEEIFNFGKYKGQCVKVIFQKDLGYFGWLQNADFPLYTKKVFTKIQLSSRF, from the coding sequence ATGAATTTAAAGTTACATAAACCTCTTTGCATCTTTGATCTGGAAACTACCGGAACCAATATCGGGAAAGACCGAATTGTGGAAATCTGTATTTTAAAAGTAAATCCTGACGCTTCAAGAGAAAGCAAAACATGGAAAGTAAACCCAGAAATGCCTATTCCTTTAGAATCCAGCCAGATTCACGGGATATATGATGAAGATGTAAAGGATGCACCAACCTTCAAAGAAATCGCCCCTAAAGTAATGGAAATGCTTGCAGGAAGTGATTTGGGAGGTTTTAATTCTAACCGTTTTGATGTCCCTCTTTTAGCCGAAGAGCTTTTAAGAGTAGGCATTGATTTTGATCTGAGCAAATTCAGATTAGTAGATGCTCAAACGATTTTTCATAAAAAGGAACCTAGAAATTTAGGGGCCGCTTATCAGTTTTATTGTGGTAAAACATTAGAAAATGCCCACTCTGCAGAAGCTGATGTGATGGCAACTTTTGAGGTTTTGGATGCACAGGTCGGAAAATATGATGATATTCCAAATGAAATAGGACCACTAAGTGAATTCACTTTCCATAACAAGCATGCGGATCTTGCAGGTTTCATAGGATACAACGAGAAGCTTGAAGAAATTTTTAATTTCGGTAAATATAAAGGACAGTGTGTGAAAGTAATTTTCCAGAAAGATCTAGGGTATTTCGGGTGGCTTCAGAATGCGGATTTCCCGCTGTATACAAAGAAAGTATTCACAAAAATCCAACTATCAAGCAGATTCTAA
- a CDS encoding DUF2147 domain-containing protein — translation MRKLLLTSAFSLLGVLSFAQIEGKWKTIDDETKQAKSIVEIYKKSDGKYYGKVSQLLIKPADPNCTVCKDDRKGKPILGMEIIRGLKKEDDEFTGGTITDPKTGKTYKCTITRDGDKLNVRGYIGLSLIGRTQTWQKVN, via the coding sequence ATGAGAAAATTATTATTAACATCCGCTTTTTCTTTATTAGGAGTATTGTCCTTTGCACAGATCGAAGGAAAGTGGAAAACAATAGATGACGAAACGAAACAGGCGAAATCTATTGTAGAAATCTATAAAAAATCTGACGGGAAATACTATGGGAAAGTTTCTCAGCTATTGATCAAGCCTGCAGATCCAAATTGTACGGTTTGTAAAGACGATAGAAAAGGGAAGCCTATTTTAGGGATGGAAATTATCAGAGGATTGAAGAAAGAGGATGATGAATTCACAGGAGGAACAATCACAGACCCTAAAACCGGAAAAACATACAAATGTACCATTACAAGAGACGGTGATAAGCTGAATGTAAGAGGGTATATCGGTTTGTCTTTGATCGGAAGAACACAGACCTGGCAGAAAGTGAACTAA
- a CDS encoding OstA-like protein, with product MRYILFLLFFVSTFSFAQDKKTVQMDPYIQPKASAAQQPVRPEDKVRIKNADEFKKDTKYEGNQYMVGHVVIEHQGSVLTADEVVLYNEQSLVKAFGNVKLVNADGSVISAKEMEYNGTTQKGVAKQNVVLTDPKGTVITTETMYYDRLTNQAYYNTGGTINDGKSTTYSKSATYFLTTRTIDLTGRVKIVDRDYTLEGDNVVQNQNTNIVTINGYTTITNNKNPKNRIITEKGTHNMNTKESFLTKNSRVYYNDKILTGDEMYYNQLTGFGKATGNVTLDDPNERRWIKGGYGEIFEKKDSAMMTKNPYAVKAMEKDSLYFASEKIISYQRPDSIDPKVKKSFIRAFKKARFYKSNAQGRADSIAFNETDGVMHMYTAPILWSGEKQVTGDKVEAYFNTQNENIDSLKVIGNALAISKVDSLTLKDEFNQVKGKFMTVHYENNEIKEASVIGNAQAIAYTDDTNKETKKTERIGITLSSCGIISTLFSERELHIISCSIGATSETYPMSKIEPEKRKFQDFNWNTKDRIRKWQDILVDTPNYEEIKYTSDNELYDKAQQAIEAERAKEEAKKPKRVRK from the coding sequence ATGAGATATATTCTTTTTCTGTTATTTTTCGTTTCTACATTCTCTTTTGCGCAGGATAAAAAAACTGTGCAGATGGATCCTTATATACAGCCTAAAGCTAGCGCTGCGCAACAACCGGTTCGTCCTGAAGATAAGGTGAGAATTAAAAATGCTGATGAATTTAAGAAAGACACCAAATATGAGGGAAACCAATATATGGTTGGACATGTGGTTATTGAACATCAGGGTTCGGTTTTAACTGCTGATGAAGTGGTTCTCTATAATGAACAAAGTCTTGTAAAAGCTTTTGGAAATGTAAAGCTTGTGAATGCAGACGGTTCGGTAATTTCGGCAAAAGAAATGGAGTACAATGGTACCACTCAAAAAGGTGTTGCCAAACAAAATGTTGTGCTTACGGACCCAAAAGGAACTGTTATCACAACGGAAACGATGTATTATGACAGGCTTACCAATCAGGCATATTATAATACGGGAGGTACTATTAATGACGGAAAGAGCACAACCTATTCCAAGTCGGCAACCTATTTTTTAACAACCCGTACCATTGATCTTACAGGAAGAGTGAAAATTGTAGATCGTGACTATACATTGGAAGGTGATAATGTTGTTCAGAATCAAAATACCAACATTGTTACAATTAATGGCTATACTACCATTACCAATAATAAAAATCCTAAAAACAGAATCATTACTGAAAAAGGAACTCATAACATGAATACCAAAGAATCTTTTCTGACGAAAAATTCAAGGGTATATTATAATGATAAGATTCTTACCGGTGATGAAATGTATTACAATCAGCTTACCGGTTTTGGAAAAGCGACGGGAAATGTAACATTGGATGATCCTAATGAAAGAAGATGGATAAAGGGAGGATATGGAGAAATTTTTGAAAAGAAAGATTCTGCAATGATGACGAAAAATCCATATGCAGTAAAAGCGATGGAAAAAGATTCTCTATATTTTGCATCGGAAAAAATAATCTCTTATCAAAGACCGGATTCTATAGATCCGAAGGTAAAGAAAAGCTTTATAAGAGCGTTTAAAAAAGCCAGATTTTACAAATCAAATGCACAAGGAAGGGCTGATTCCATTGCTTTTAATGAGACAGACGGAGTTATGCACATGTATACAGCACCTATTCTTTGGAGTGGAGAAAAACAGGTGACCGGAGATAAAGTGGAAGCCTATTTCAATACTCAAAATGAAAATATTGATTCACTAAAAGTAATAGGAAATGCTTTGGCCATAAGTAAAGTGGATTCTCTGACTCTGAAAGATGAATTCAATCAGGTGAAAGGAAAATTTATGACAGTCCATTATGAGAATAATGAGATTAAAGAAGCCTCGGTGATCGGCAATGCTCAGGCAATTGCTTATACAGACGATACTAATAAAGAAACTAAAAAAACAGAAAGAATAGGGATTACTCTGTCTTCTTGTGGTATTATCAGTACTTTGTTTTCAGAAAGAGAGTTGCATATTATTTCATGTAGTATTGGAGCTACTTCTGAAACATATCCCATGAGTAAGATAGAACCTGAAAAGAGAAAGTTTCAGGATTTCAACTGGAATACAAAAGACCGGATCAGGAAATGGCAGGATATTCTCGTCGATACTCCGAATTATGAAGAGATAAAATATACCTCAGATAATGAGCTTTATGATAAGGCCCAGCAAGCCATAGAGGCGGAAAGAGCAAAAGAAGAAGCTAAAAAGCCGAAAAGAGTAAGGAAATAA
- a CDS encoding Fur family transcriptional regulator, which produces MDTLQKEKNITLIKDVLRNYLLEKGFRNTPERYTILEEIYNMDHHFNVDDLYLLMLQKKYHVSKATIYNTIEIFLDAGLIRKHQFGEKTLTSSSYEKSYFDKQHDHLVIYKKDSDKEIEEIIEFCDPRIQGIKEAIEEAFGVKIDSHSLYFYGTKND; this is translated from the coding sequence ATGGATACTTTACAAAAAGAAAAAAATATAACTTTAATTAAGGATGTTTTAAGAAACTATTTATTAGAGAAGGGTTTCAGAAATACGCCTGAAAGATATACTATATTGGAAGAAATCTATAATATGGATCACCACTTCAATGTGGATGATCTGTATTTACTGATGCTTCAGAAAAAATATCACGTATCTAAAGCTACAATTTATAATACAATTGAGATTTTCCTTGATGCAGGACTGATCCGTAAACATCAGTTCGGTGAGAAAACTTTAACTTCTTCTTCTTACGAAAAGTCTTATTTTGATAAGCAGCATGATCATTTGGTCATTTATAAAAAAGATTCCGATAAGGAGATTGAAGAAATTATCGAGTTTTGCGACCCCAGAATTCAGGGAATTAAAGAGGCTATTGAAGAAGCTTTTGGCGTAAAAATTGATTCTCATTCGCTATATTTTTATGGCACTAAGAATGACTAA
- a CDS encoding pyruvate dehydrogenase complex E1 component subunit beta, whose translation MAEYTFREVIAQAMSEEMRKDESIFLMGEEVAEYNGAYKASKGMLDEFGPKRVIDTPIAELGFTGISVGAAMNGNRPIVEFMTFNFSLVGIDQIINNAAKIRQMSGGQWNCPIVFRGPTASAGQLGATHSQAFEGWYANCPGLKVIVPSNPYDAKGLLKSAIQDNDPVIFMESEQMYGDKMEIPEEEYYLPIGKADIKRAGTDVTLVSFGKIMKLAIQAAEDMEKEGISVEVIDLRTVRPLDFDTILESVKKTNRLVILEEAWPFGSISSEITYMVQQKAFDYLDAPIKRITTPDAPAPYSAALFAEWFPKLEKVKEEIKKAMYVK comes from the coding sequence ATGGCAGAATATACTTTTCGTGAGGTAATTGCACAAGCAATGAGCGAGGAAATGCGTAAAGACGAATCCATCTTTTTAATGGGAGAGGAAGTTGCAGAATATAACGGTGCATATAAAGCTTCAAAAGGAATGCTGGATGAATTTGGTCCGAAAAGAGTAATCGATACACCTATTGCTGAGCTTGGTTTTACAGGGATTTCTGTGGGAGCTGCAATGAACGGGAACAGACCCATCGTAGAATTTATGACATTCAATTTCTCTTTGGTAGGAATTGATCAGATTATTAATAACGCTGCTAAAATCCGTCAGATGAGCGGTGGTCAGTGGAATTGTCCAATCGTTTTCAGAGGACCGACTGCCTCTGCAGGTCAGTTGGGAGCAACGCATTCACAAGCTTTTGAAGGGTGGTATGCGAACTGTCCGGGGCTTAAGGTAATTGTACCTTCCAACCCTTACGACGCAAAAGGATTGTTAAAATCTGCTATTCAGGATAATGATCCGGTAATTTTCATGGAATCTGAACAGATGTATGGAGATAAAATGGAAATTCCTGAAGAAGAATACTACTTACCAATCGGAAAAGCAGATATTAAAAGAGCAGGTACAGATGTTACCTTGGTTTCTTTCGGAAAAATCATGAAGTTGGCGATTCAGGCTGCTGAAGATATGGAAAAAGAAGGAATTTCTGTAGAGGTTATAGACCTTAGAACAGTTCGCCCTCTAGATTTTGATACGATTTTAGAATCTGTGAAGAAAACCAATAGATTGGTGATCTTGGAAGAAGCTTGGCCATTTGGATCAATTTCTTCTGAAATTACATATATGGTACAGCAAAAAGCATTCGATTATTTAGATGCTCCTATCAAGAGAATTACAACTCCTGATGCTCCGGCACCTTATTCAGCTGCATTATTTGCAGAGTGGTTCCCGAAACTTGAAAAAGTAAAAGAAGAGATTAAAAAAGCGATGTACGTTAAGTAA
- a CDS encoding CDP-alcohol phosphatidyltransferase family protein: MNFIKNNLANAITLGNLFSGSVGAIHLILGDYQTTAICIILSLILDFFDGFVARALKSNSNLGVQLDSLADMVSFGLIPGLTIVVALTGVEIRNPLESINYASKLADGHLWIPYLGLFITLFSCLRLAIFNLDEDQKYYFKGLNTPSNTILIFGLFYANKEVGSFEFLFENQIYLILLTAISSWFLISPIKMIAMKFKSMKLQDNYPKLALLIGSVIILIIFKSAGVPMVIIYYILISIIFQKQLK; encoded by the coding sequence ATGAATTTTATTAAAAATAATCTTGCAAACGCAATTACTCTGGGAAATCTGTTTTCGGGCAGCGTGGGAGCAATCCATCTTATTCTTGGCGACTATCAAACTACTGCTATTTGCATCATTCTTTCTTTGATTTTAGACTTTTTTGATGGTTTTGTAGCCCGGGCTTTAAAATCGAATTCAAATTTAGGAGTTCAGCTAGACTCCTTAGCCGATATGGTAAGCTTCGGACTGATTCCGGGGCTGACAATTGTTGTAGCATTAACAGGAGTTGAGATTCGGAATCCTTTAGAATCCATCAATTATGCATCTAAGCTCGCAGACGGCCATCTATGGATACCTTATCTGGGGCTTTTCATCACTCTTTTTTCATGTCTGAGACTGGCCATTTTTAATTTGGACGAAGATCAGAAATATTACTTTAAAGGATTAAATACTCCCTCAAATACCATCTTGATTTTCGGGTTATTTTACGCTAATAAAGAAGTAGGAAGCTTTGAATTTCTCTTTGAAAACCAAATATATCTTATTCTTCTTACGGCTATCTCATCTTGGTTTTTAATCAGTCCAATAAAAATGATCGCCATGAAATTCAAATCGATGAAGCTGCAGGACAATTATCCGAAACTGGCTTTACTGATCGGCTCTGTCATTATTTTAATTATTTTTAAAAGTGCCGGAGTTCCAATGGTAATTATTTATTATATACTCATATCAATTATTTTTCAGAAACAATTAAAATAA
- a CDS encoding KUP/HAK/KT family potassium transporter, which yields MTEVTEGGHHFDIKKLSFIGVLVSLGIVFGDIGTSPLYVMKAIVNARESGSNMPFNEYIEGALSCIIWTLTLQTTIKYVIIALRADNKGEGGILALFSLVKNLKKGWLYLIAIVGAAALIADGVITPSLTVMSAIEGLEIYNPHTPVVPITIGILIVIFVVQQFGTSFIGKFFGPIMVVWFLVLGGLGISHLSENFEILRSFNPYYAYKLIVNSPSAIVILGAVFLCTTGAEALYSDLGHCGAKNIRVSWGFVKIMLILNYLGQGAWLLSNYQNPGFSVVNPFFGIMPPWAVLPGVILATAAAIIASQALITGSFTIFSEAMALNLWPNQKIDYPSGVKGQMYIPRINWGLLLFCIIVVLHFKESGKMEAAYGLSITVTMLMTTILLGFWLLKHRVNKLFILVFGIVYLSIELGFFSANIIKFMEGGWITVVLGGFIGVCMYAWYNGRSIKTQFIQFVKLENYTPIIKDMKLDETIPKYATNLAYLSRAKRSDEVESKIIYSIIKKQPKRADHYFILTITNQEDPFTFKYTVDEILPGTIYKINFLLGFKVDRRINDYFSMVLKDLMADGTIPSRSSHPSLRSYNIPPDLKYVIIDNSYINDILLTVKQKIILNIYNFVKYIGSDDFKAWGVTSHNVVVESAPITELTVYDHKIEQAGFLRHNS from the coding sequence ATGACAGAAGTTACAGAAGGCGGTCATCATTTTGACATTAAAAAGCTTTCCTTTATTGGAGTCTTAGTTTCTTTGGGAATTGTTTTTGGAGATATTGGTACTTCACCGCTTTACGTAATGAAAGCAATTGTCAACGCAAGAGAAAGCGGAAGCAATATGCCTTTTAATGAATACATCGAAGGGGCACTTTCGTGTATCATTTGGACTTTAACCTTGCAGACAACCATCAAATACGTTATCATTGCTCTTCGTGCAGATAATAAAGGGGAAGGTGGAATTCTGGCTTTATTTTCCTTAGTTAAAAATCTTAAAAAAGGCTGGCTCTATCTTATCGCTATTGTGGGAGCAGCAGCGCTTATTGCAGATGGTGTTATTACCCCTTCACTGACGGTAATGTCTGCGATTGAAGGTCTGGAGATTTATAATCCTCATACTCCTGTAGTTCCTATTACTATTGGAATTTTGATTGTTATTTTCGTAGTTCAGCAATTCGGAACCAGCTTTATCGGTAAGTTTTTTGGACCGATTATGGTAGTTTGGTTTTTGGTGCTTGGTGGATTGGGAATATCCCATTTGAGCGAAAATTTTGAAATTTTAAGATCATTCAACCCTTATTACGCCTATAAACTTATAGTAAATTCTCCGAGTGCAATTGTGATCTTAGGAGCAGTTTTCCTTTGTACAACCGGAGCGGAAGCTTTATACTCGGATCTTGGACACTGTGGTGCGAAAAATATCAGAGTAAGCTGGGGATTCGTTAAAATCATGCTGATCTTAAATTATCTTGGGCAGGGAGCATGGTTATTGTCAAATTATCAGAATCCGGGATTTTCTGTAGTCAATCCTTTCTTCGGAATTATGCCGCCATGGGCAGTGTTACCGGGAGTAATTCTGGCGACAGCTGCAGCAATTATTGCCAGCCAGGCATTGATTACAGGATCATTTACTATTTTCTCCGAAGCGATGGCGCTGAATTTATGGCCTAATCAGAAAATTGATTATCCTTCCGGAGTGAAAGGACAGATGTATATTCCAAGAATCAACTGGGGGCTTTTATTATTCTGCATTATTGTGGTACTTCACTTTAAAGAGTCAGGAAAAATGGAAGCGGCTTATGGCCTTTCTATTACGGTGACCATGTTGATGACTACAATACTTTTAGGATTCTGGCTTTTGAAACACAGAGTAAACAAGCTTTTTATTCTTGTTTTTGGTATCGTTTACTTATCTATAGAATTAGGATTCTTCAGTGCGAATATTATCAAATTCATGGAAGGTGGTTGGATCACGGTGGTTTTAGGAGGTTTCATTGGAGTTTGTATGTACGCATGGTACAACGGAAGATCTATAAAGACTCAGTTTATTCAGTTTGTGAAACTGGAAAATTATACTCCGATTATTAAAGATATGAAGCTGGATGAAACGATTCCTAAATATGCTACTAACTTAGCTTATCTGAGCAGGGCGAAAAGAAGTGATGAAGTTGAATCGAAAATCATCTATTCAATCATAAAAAAACAGCCGAAGAGAGCGGATCATTATTTTATCCTTACCATTACCAATCAGGAAGACCCGTTTACCTTTAAATATACTGTGGATGAGATTTTACCAGGCACCATTTATAAAATCAATTTCCTTTTAGGATTTAAGGTGGACCGTAGAATCAACGACTATTTTAGCATGGTTCTGAAGGACTTAATGGCAGACGGAACGATACCTTCGCGAAGCAGTCATCCTTCTTTAAGATCATATAATATTCCACCAGATTTAAAGTATGTAATTATAGATAACTCCTATATCAACGATATACTTTTGACTGTTAAACAGAAGATTATTCTTAATATTTACAACTTTGTGAAGTATATAGGAAGTGATGATTTCAAAGCATGGGGAGTGACATCACACAACGTGGTGGTGGAATCTGCGCCGATTACGGAACTAACAGTTTATGATCATAAAATAGAACAGGCTGGGTTTTTAAGACACAATAGTTAG
- a CDS encoding fumarylacetoacetate hydrolase family protein, whose product MKIICIGRNYSEHAKELGNEIPDRPVIFMKPDTAVLKGSDFYIPEFSDDIHYELEVVVKISKGGKYIQKESAHKHYEEIGLGIDFTARDLQSDLKSKGLPWELAKGFDGSAVISSFFKKEKFNLESLNFSLLKNKEKVQDGNTQDMMFSIDDIITFVSQYFTLRVGDLIFTGTPKGVGKVNENDILEAYLEEDKVLDLRIL is encoded by the coding sequence ATGAAAATAATCTGCATAGGAAGAAATTACAGCGAACACGCAAAAGAATTAGGAAATGAAATTCCTGACAGACCGGTAATTTTTATGAAGCCGGATACAGCCGTTTTAAAGGGAAGCGATTTTTATATTCCTGAATTCTCAGACGATATTCATTATGAGCTGGAAGTGGTGGTTAAAATTTCAAAAGGAGGAAAATACATCCAGAAAGAGTCTGCCCATAAGCATTATGAAGAAATCGGTTTGGGAATAGATTTTACAGCAAGAGATCTCCAGAGTGATCTTAAATCGAAAGGTTTACCCTGGGAACTGGCAAAAGGCTTTGATGGCTCTGCCGTAATAAGCAGTTTCTTCAAAAAAGAAAAGTTCAATCTTGAATCGCTGAATTTTTCACTATTAAAAAATAAGGAAAAAGTGCAGGACGGAAATACGCAGGATATGATGTTCAGCATTGATGATATCATCACGTTCGTTTCACAGTACTTTACTTTAAGAGTGGGAGATCTTATTTTTACCGGAACTCCGAAAGGAGTCGGAAAGGTTAACGAAAACGATATTCTTGAAGCTTACCTGGAAGAGGATAAAGTTTTAGATTTAAGAATATTGTAA
- a CDS encoding thioredoxin family protein codes for MRKLLLTILFFISISVFSQITKTDTWDEAQKIALSENKDILIEFTGSSWCKPCIRMEKEVLSDPKFEEFAKDKFVLFVLDLQMPIKVDSENYQTFERYKKIHNVSFYPTYILTDSDGKEKIRLKGYYSLNNFIKKLSK; via the coding sequence ATGAGAAAACTACTGCTCACAATACTTTTTTTCATCTCCATTTCAGTTTTCAGCCAGATAACAAAAACTGACACATGGGATGAAGCACAGAAAATTGCACTTTCAGAAAATAAGGATATCCTTATAGAGTTTACAGGTTCCAGCTGGTGCAAACCATGCATCAGAATGGAAAAAGAAGTGCTTAGTGATCCTAAATTCGAAGAGTTTGCAAAGGATAAATTTGTTCTTTTTGTTTTAGATCTACAAATGCCAATAAAAGTTGATTCTGAAAATTATCAGACTTTTGAGCGCTATAAAAAAATACATAATGTTAGCTTTTATCCTACTTATATTCTTACCGATTCCGACGGAAAAGAAAAAATAAGATTAAAAGGGTATTACAGTCTAAACAATTTTATTAAAAAATTATCTAAATGA
- a CDS encoding putative signal transducing protein, protein MNELVKFKFYENALQANRDKQILAESGINSFIANEQLIQSDWLLSQAVGGIQLQVFEKDLEKAEQTLRDYNENQEFSLEVEHTIENPEFDFVCPKCGSNHIYRDEKPGGVFGLSLLFIGIPVKVPANLYHCYYCGNEFTH, encoded by the coding sequence ATGAACGAGCTGGTTAAATTCAAATTTTACGAGAATGCTCTTCAGGCCAACAGAGATAAACAAATATTGGCAGAGAGCGGCATCAACAGCTTTATTGCTAATGAACAGCTGATTCAGTCGGATTGGCTGCTTTCTCAGGCTGTTGGCGGAATCCAGCTGCAGGTTTTTGAAAAAGATCTGGAAAAAGCAGAACAAACCTTACGGGATTACAATGAAAATCAAGAGTTTTCTTTAGAAGTGGAACATACCATTGAGAATCCTGAATTTGATTTTGTTTGCCCTAAATGTGGTTCGAATCATATTTACAGGGATGAAAAGCCAGGCGGTGTTTTTGGCCTAAGTCTCTTGTTCATAGGTATTCCCGTAAAAGTCCCTGCCAATTTATATCACTGTTATTATTGCGGGAATGAGTTTACCCATTAA
- a CDS encoding LTA synthase family protein translates to MRFFKEFRKQEVLVLLYRIFLAYFFYQIARFLFWYFNKGLIKVDSVSDYFSLSYHGVAFDTTAILYVNALFILLSLIPIVVNTKKVYQKILFWLYFITNGITYAMNFGDIVYFKFSQTRLTSAAFQVAKHEDNVFKVFTASIVQNPYILLWFVILMWLWVFLYKKVKITERKPVRLVPYFILSILTLCITAVLTVGGIRGDFKHSTRPINLVDANRFVKLPAQGNMVLNSTFSFFRTLNTNNFKEVYFVDEKFIDENIQPYKQYDRKVTNKPNIVIFIVESFGREYSGAFNKDKNIKDYVSYTPFIDSLAGQSLIFPNTFANGRQSIHGMSSVLAGIPSLTDAFTSSPYSNQKIQSIVSICNDLGYDTSFYHGAPNGSMGFLGFGNILGFKHYYGKTEYNNDKDFDGMWAIWDEPFLQYFAKNVGKTQPFMATIFTASSHHPFKIPEKYNGKFKKGKNQMHEPIQYTDYSIKKYFETAKKQPWYNNTIFVFTGDHTNEVYYPEYEKIMNRFAVPLIFYSPNPEYNLKGVNQEFAQQIDIYPTLADLIGYDKKIRSWGRSLVSDKKYAPIIANSDGTVEQFIIGNYIYRFDGKEIVGVFEKTDLGLEKNLIDQLKNNPEVERGKLTAKAWYQDYMNRVINRKMY, encoded by the coding sequence ATGAGATTTTTTAAAGAATTTAGAAAACAGGAAGTTCTGGTATTGTTGTACCGGATTTTTTTAGCTTATTTTTTCTATCAGATTGCCAGGTTTTTATTTTGGTATTTTAATAAAGGGTTGATTAAAGTAGATTCGGTCTCAGATTATTTTAGCCTGTCTTATCACGGGGTTGCATTTGATACCACTGCCATCTTATATGTAAATGCTCTTTTCATTTTGTTGAGCTTAATTCCTATAGTTGTTAATACTAAAAAAGTGTATCAGAAAATTCTTTTCTGGTTATATTTTATCACCAACGGAATTACCTATGCCATGAACTTTGGAGATATTGTTTATTTCAAATTCTCACAGACAAGGCTTACTTCAGCGGCTTTCCAGGTAGCGAAGCATGAGGACAATGTTTTTAAAGTATTCACCGCTTCTATTGTACAGAATCCTTATATCTTACTATGGTTTGTCATTTTGATGTGGCTTTGGGTTTTCCTTTACAAGAAAGTGAAAATTACAGAACGTAAACCTGTGAGATTGGTTCCGTATTTTATTTTATCCATTTTGACACTCTGTATTACTGCTGTTCTAACCGTTGGAGGAATACGGGGAGATTTTAAGCATAGTACAAGACCGATTAACCTGGTAGATGCGAACCGCTTTGTGAAGCTTCCTGCTCAGGGAAATATGGTGCTGAACAGTACTTTTTCGTTCTTCAGAACATTGAATACGAATAATTTTAAAGAGGTATATTTCGTAGATGAAAAGTTTATTGATGAAAATATTCAGCCATATAAACAGTATGACAGGAAAGTAACTAATAAACCTAATATCGTTATTTTTATTGTAGAATCTTTTGGGAGAGAGTATTCAGGAGCATTCAACAAAGACAAGAATATCAAGGATTATGTTTCTTATACACCATTTATTGATAGTTTAGCAGGTCAAAGCTTAATATTCCCAAATACTTTTGCGAACGGAAGACAATCTATTCACGGGATGAGCTCTGTTTTGGCAGGAATTCCGAGCCTAACGGATGCTTTTACAAGTTCACCGTATTCTAACCAGAAAATACAGTCTATTGTTTCGATTTGTAATGATTTAGGCTATGATACTTCCTTTTATCACGGAGCTCCGAATGGTTCTATGGGGTTTTTAGGCTTCGGAAATATTCTAGGATTTAAACATTATTATGGGAAAACGGAATACAACAATGATAAAGATTTTGATGGAATGTGGGCAATCTGGGATGAGCCCTTTTTACAGTATTTTGCTAAAAATGTAGGGAAAACGCAACCTTTTATGGCCACCATTTTTACAGCTTCATCTCATCACCCTTTTAAGATTCCTGAAAAATACAACGGAAAGTTCAAAAAAGGAAAAAATCAGATGCATGAGCCGATACAGTATACCGACTATTCAATCAAAAAATATTTTGAGACCGCTAAAAAGCAACCTTGGTACAACAATACCATTTTCGTATTTACAGGAGATCATACCAATGAAGTATACTATCCCGAATATGAAAAAATAATGAACCGTTTTGCTGTTCCTTTAATTTTTTACTCACCCAATCCGGAATATAATCTGAAAGGAGTCAATCAGGAATTCGCGCAGCAGATTGATATTTATCCTACATTGGCAGATTTGATAGGGTATGATAAAAAAATAAGAAGCTGGGGCAGAAGTTTGGTGAGCGATAAAAAATATGCTCCGATTATAGCCAATTCGGACGGTACGGTTGAGCAGTTTATTATTGGAAATTATATCTATCGCTTTGATGGAAAAGAAATAGTAGGTGTTTTCGAGAAAACTGATTTAGGATTAGAAAAAAACCTGATCGATCAGCTGAAGAACAATCCTGAAGTAGAAAGAGGAAAGCTGACTGCCAAAGCTTGGTATCAGGATTATATGAACAGGGTGATTAACAGAAAAATGTATTAA